aaaaacgtttaaaaaataaccacAGATTGGCACAGAATCACCATGTCAATCACTCATTACAACATTAAACTATAATACTCTATGAAGTACGAAACATCATCGCCGGAAcaataaaacgtaataattaattaattattaatattatataccatacatttttttgtaatttatattattttattatgcataGGATTAATTACCATTTTGCTGGatttgtaaatactaaaataatctGTTGTTTTATTTCGTTATTGCTCTAGAACAAAATATCTCTTCAGAACTTTTTTTGTAGTATAtgcatttatttcaaaatttcaacaCTTACTaaacaactatattttataaatattaagtttaaatttaacttgGCATAATGGAAGCAAAAATTAGTCATCATATTCAAGGTATATCTATGCTAAGCAGAAAAACTGTTCCTCCAACATTGAATAAACATCTAACAAATGTaagtttttgtatttatttaaaaataccattatttatttattaatgtaaattacattttagaaaatatttaataaaccaaACAAAGAAGCCATGGAACAGGTATTATACTATCTGCTTCCATTAACAGACCCAAATTGCTTAAAAACTGTACCTTGGCCAATAACTAATTTTAAGGAAGCTGCTGAATTCCGTAATACAGCAACACTCCTAattaatgtaagtatattatgttcattttatatagctctgatgatttaatatattattaatttatgaggCTGGAATAATTATTGTCGACATTGGTACatgcataggcacaatttcAGTTTTTGTCTTGGAGGGGcgctttacatattatatctgcCCCCCACACTACTTGTTAAAATACCtttgaaataggtacattacttaattttaatattatatagaataatatatatttttttctcaccCACTTTCCTACATTCcctaatgtacctacatattataatttataactatacacctacttataactaaaatgaaaaatttttttattaaaactaatgacATAATTTaggttatgtatattatattataattctaaccGTCGATTCAAAATTggaaatttgtataaaaaacacTACTATTGAGTATCGACTATATTCTAGACAAATTGAAATGTCATcagtaatatattgtaatttaattactaatttataatttgttatacaattattaaacctatattatgttctgGGTATGGATTCGATTATCTACTATAAAAAACACGTGAATGATGAATCATTctttaaactgtataaaacaGTTTCTTCAAATGTTTACTGTATTAGtagataagataataaataCTTCAATTAAAAGGCTAAGCGAAGCCCCTCTAAGTCCCTCCCAAATTTcacctatatattaatgtaaattatgcTTTTAGGGTTTGGATGGGTTTGTTTATGAAAAATCTACAAATGTTGTTTCAAAAGTTAATTCGTCATTATTAGCCAATCCTGGTGGccccgtttttattttttttatgtatcaatTTTGCTTATACATAAAGTGTTGTGAATTTAAGAAAAAaggtatagtattttaattgttCTATCATAATTAAATgctttatgaaaaaaaaatgaatgttttcattttataactgAATAACTGATAGTTAAATGTcaatgttaaatttgtttttttaacccATCATTgatattgtggataaatgtgaTGTTACcttgttattattttgagatacatcaaattaaaatttaaaattttcaattctccTGGGGCTATTAATATCTTCAATCGACATGTTtccaaatataaatttgtaaataaaagaattttataaatacttctTGAGAACTTATCGACATGTGTGTGACACTGTGACTACAGTGTGATGCTGTGATTCAcaaagcatgctcacccccatttttcccttaaataatggatttattcaaattctgattttttttaatttttaaatatatttaaaaacaatttttcaaattcgtgatttcttttaaactttttaaggaGTGACCTGTGAAAATAAgatcttttgtttttcaaatgagaagcctttttaatttggtaattcaaaatatgaataagtagtttcttagttattaaaatatttgtactaagaataatagttctcaaaaatggttttactaaaatataaaatagatgttatATTGGAATTAgtgtttataacattttccaatCACTATAACCTCCATATCTAATAAACCTATTATCcttaaaacacaaaatttaataactcaaaaactgcaAAATTTGATTCtgatacatacatttttcataaaaattatccactaaataatttacaagggGTTctcttttaaaaaacaaaagtgTGTATCTCCACAGGATACTCATTCACTAGAACAAACaatttcaagaatttaaaaattccaaaaatcagattttaaataactgcattattgaagaataaAAGGGTTAATGTCCTTTATAaggtatatgtataggtataatcaaGCATACTTTGTGTGTAGGTATGagcaaaataaatcaaatactcAATTCaagataattgatattataacatattgtataataatagaaatttatgtaaattaaataaaaaaattatttttaaatatagaaaatatttaaaaaaaaataaaaatttgctgTTGGTTtcaatgttttatgtttatgcagtagttaataacaataataaattaaaaatttgagcgATGCTCATAACAATAGTGGAATATTAAATAGCGATACCGATAACAggttaaataaactatatatatatactatatagtattattgctTATAACAAAAGTTTAGAATTGCTAAAGATTGCTTACAAAGGACTAAATCaagtaacttattatttaactaattatatacatttataattaatattttacttaaggggattcgatactgTGAtcttctgtttttgtctaacacacgcgcgacatagtatattatatgtgttttttgccaaacattccaattgatctattgaagcgataagaaatctgaaaatagatttgaaatcaactttcccacatgttttatattatcccccaaattcctaaaaatgtcatattaaaaaaaaaaacaatttaaaaattgtcgtattttaatttttggagaagttaaaatcaaaaaatcaaatctatttttagaattcttatcacttcattagatcaattggtaccGTTTGCACAGAACCAGTCTAAAATCTTATGTCGCGTGTGTATTAGACataaacagaaaatcacggtatagAATCCCCTTAAGTGaagtttatatttacaaattatgatattcAATTGCATGATccattaatattaactaagtttcaagtgtatagtatataatatcttatattttaagtttatgtttaggaattgtttttttaaatgctcCACTTTATATTGAAGACAAgtttattgacaaaaaaatatcaatgtttAATGGAATATCAAATAGTAATTTGAATGaagtaaatgaaataatttctCGAGTTGGTTgtgttcttaaaaataatacagaaatagctatgtaagtaattaattataataacaattgttttgttttctgacttaagtaataattttagaaaatataaagaatTAATTCAAGATAGTAAGCAGCGTATTAAAGATTTAAAGTCTGCATTACTTAATATTGAGCATTGTGAAGCAACTGGTatgaaaataacttttaatatgcatgagaaatttgtaatttgattttaattatttatgacttaGTACAGTGTCGGCTTGGCCACTACAGGGCCCATGCAGGATTTTGTTTTGGGGCCCAACCAAccttatttagttattaaaattaaaattatatgcatgcaatttcaaattataatttaagttctatattattatgtttattggcTATCTAACTTTATAAAGTAAGAACATAATTTTacacttaatttatttaaagttaatccatatctttatttcatttaaaattacaaaaataagatttttaaacaTTACCTTTGAAATGcgtttattttcaaatctaattattaattttttttagtaaaatccttgcatttttatacaaatattcaatTTCCTCGTTATTACGgtgttttttttagaatttgatagctatttttatcgtatattactataatatgatagaaaAAATTGATGAATTCTTTGACTGTTGCCTGTCAGTTActaataatttagatattttaactcatttgtatttttgtgctTAATATAAAATGgcaaattatttattgagaTTTATGTATTTGGGTTTTAAAAAAGGCTAGGGTCAGCAATCGCGGCCTTGACAAGGCCGACActggtataatagtatatatttacatattattgtttattgtgttttttacaTACTTGAAGCAAATGAAGTCtcagaattaaaacaaaaatgcattaatttgtATGCTAactttcaacaaaataaattaattgctCTGAAGTGTGCAAGAttaactgatattatattacaaactcAAGAATTTTTGGATGGCAATATAGTTCATTTAACTTTTGATGTaagttctaaattaattttatgttatgatTTTGTATCattctatttattaatatgtatatgtagatAAATCAAGAAGAATTAATGGACAATTATGGTAAAGTAGATCTTGTTAAATTCCTTACAACCATAAAGAATACTTTAAGTAGTTATATAAATTGGTGTGAACAGCTAAATGATGAAGGTAAAATGAATACTATGGTTAAAGAATCACAACAATCAGTTATTGATATGACAGAACAGATTCTATCTTATGAGAAACATAtagaagttttaaataatatggttaataatttaaaaattgaaaaccgagTATTATATAAAGAAGTATTTACtagtaagttaatttattatgttcaattataaaattaaagtggGCACTGCTCTGTCGCTCAATTGGTGTCTAGATAGGTCACTTTAAcggatatgttaaatttgaattcaatgatatcaaatcattgtgtacgaaaaacaattctaagcgaagacggtctgacggctttataatattaatataagaatattttatgatattatttttattaaaagctaataaattgcatttgaaaatgtatagtataataaattgtgggtataaaatataattatatactttaaaaatgttaagtaggtacccatcaataatatttttaaattacaacaaaacaactaaaattgttattctttatttaaatttcttatttcatctaaatttgaacttgaagtatttaataaaaactgtatatatttttttttagattttttggttacaatatgaattattttgttaaatttttcaatccttagttataaaaattgaaaattgtgcctatatatttttagtattcttgaactgctattataactacGTATGAGGAACCTTACGTTCAATTTTCAAAGGTTTTGACCCagcaaaatttatttttattggcaattatagaaaaaagaaTAATAGTTTGTGATTttcacaaattttgttaattttgaacttgttttttttttaattacactaataacaacttatgagaaaaacttgtactacatttttaagttttttgtacaactaaaaaatttaataaaaatcgaaatttttgtAAGCCTGTAAATAgcacaaaataattgtatggtgtatagaaattgcaattataaacatttggtgaacgTTTAAAGTAATTACGGTTATAATTTTTTGAgttacataaataaaactaaatcccttttgtcaaaaactggttttgcttttagtttttaaaacctcgttttccttaattttattttagttttttccaatgttttgaaaacttttacttttaaccttttaaaattcgtcaaaatcaaatatgtaaattatattatagataacaatttataaaatattcaagttttatagctaagaattgaacattttaaacaaagtaTTCCATACTATaaccaacaaatttaaaatttacataaatacagtttttaatagatattttgagTTCAATAttggacgaaattaaatattgaaacaaaaaaaaaagattttagttgttttttataatttgaatatattatttttgggaacttttaaattatatataaattaaatgttttcggCAAATTACCTTTTGTTTtgctaatagtaaaaaaaattaatttaatagctatagcctataattgGGATAATTGGTGGCCtgtttataaaatgattaaaatctATATGTTTATCGCAAAACGTAGATAtgaattcttatttaatatttaactattaaatgtcttaatattatattatgtttagggGGCATAgttaacatagtttttttttctatggtcTCTAGCCCGCTagatttttaactcaaaaaaggtgggtaagtggatgtcgctttgctgtacagtaggttacaagttggttaaacggccagtcagcctatgatattaccaagtatgtttggtattattgtgaataaagtaatttacacggagccttgttttaaattttcaatccttagttataaaagttgaacattttataaatttttaactacataataattattaaattttaaatttgataaattttgtcaaaatttgaactttaaatgcttataaaaaaaattgtgcctatgtatttttaatatttttcaactgctattagaacaatatatcaggagccttatattaaattttcacgcttttttaccaacaaataaaattttattgatatatatagaaaaaaaaattgaaaactgacaatgtccgtaaacagctcaaaaagagtcaaaatattttcaaaattttatg
The Metopolophium dirhodum isolate CAU chromosome 7, ASM1992520v1, whole genome shotgun sequence DNA segment above includes these coding regions:
- the LOC132949066 gene encoding uncharacterized protein LOC132949066 translates to MEAKISHHIQGISMLSRKTVPPTLNKHLTNKIFNKPNKEAMEQVLYYLLPLTDPNCLKTVPWPITNFKEAAEFRNTATLLINGLDGFVYEKSTNVVSKVNSSLLANPGGPVFIFFMYQFCLYIKCCEFKKKGIVFLNAPLYIEDKFIDKKISMFNGISNSNLNEVNEIISRVGCVLKNNTEIAIKYKELIQDSKQRIKDLKSALLNIEHCEATANEVSELKQKCINLYANFQQNKLIALKCARLTDIILQTQEFLDGNIVHLTFDINQEELMDNYGKVDLVKFLTTIKNTLSSYINWCEQLNDEGKMNTMVKESQQSVIDMTEQILSYEKHIEVLNNMVNNLKIENRVLYKEVFTSISLENLDPRIQSVYKIIPPIILKTDFSDKPKLMTSKESNKSRRSILLHSSSQPYKYQTINVNTIRGVYNETLPNPIKEDNIQDEIVEENNELNETEVKILQSYDNESLQDNSCATLENQPVFTTDIAIMIETEHKNGRKSQIKKDEVKSVSISRKSIENIKQKFIRIKKQAMSTIPHSPQSPL